The sequence below is a genomic window from Lysobacter capsici.
CGCGTCTGGCCGGGCCTCACTTCAAGGCATAGATCGCCGGCAGGTTGCGGCCCTGCTCGTGGTAATCCATGCCGTAGCCGAACACGTAGCGGTCGGGCACTTCCACGCCGATGTAGTCGGCGCACACGTCTTCGACGCAACGGTCGTGGGCCTTCACCGCGAGCGCGGCGATGCGCACTTCGACCGCGCCCTGTTCGCGGCACCATTCGCGGATGCCGTGCAGGGTGTGGCCTTCGTCGAGGATGTCGTCGGCCAGCAGCACGCGACGGCCGCGCAGCGGCGTGGCCGGGCGGTGCTTCCAGACCAGATCGGCGCCGGTGGTCGCGCCGCGGTAGCGGGTCGCGTGCAGGTAATCGAATTCCAGGTCCAGGCCGCGCTCGCCCAGTTCCATCGCCAGTTGCGCGGCGAACGGCATGCCGCCGTGCATGATCGTGAGGTACACCGGACGGCTGCCGGCGTAATCGCTGCGGATCTTCACCGCCATGCGCGCGATCTCGCGCTCCAGGGTGCGCCGGTCGAAAATCAGATCGGCGTTTTCCAGCGCCTGGGCCAGGTCGTGCCCGGACTCGTGTTTCACGTTCATCAAGCCAATCCTTCCAGACGGGTG
It includes:
- a CDS encoding hypoxanthine-guanine phosphoribosyltransferase, with the protein product MNVKHESGHDLAQALENADLIFDRRTLEREIARMAVKIRSDYAGSRPVYLTIMHGGMPFAAQLAMELGERGLDLEFDYLHATRYRGATTGADLVWKHRPATPLRGRRVLLADDILDEGHTLHGIREWCREQGAVEVRIAALAVKAHDRCVEDVCADYIGVEVPDRYVFGYGMDYHEQGRNLPAIYALK